The nucleotide sequence GGGAATTCGGCACAAGGGAAATTACCTAAAACATTCTTCGCATTAAGAGATAACTTAGAACTTGTAGATACCTGGAGACACAAACACCCTATCACAAAACAATTCACACACTACTCAGAGCCAAACAGAAGCTCAGGGAGAATAGATTATGTATGGACATCTCAAGAGATAGCTGATAGGGTGAACAAAGTTGAAATTCTTCCAAGAACACTATCTGACCACAACCCGATATATCTGGAAATTAAAGGAGAGAGAGTGCAAacaagatggaggatgaatgaaagtCTATTCAATGATCAGGAAATAgtggaaaaaacaagaaaatcattaaaagaatattttgaactgaatttgGATAAAGGAACAGATATAAACATAgtgtgggatgcaagtaaagcagtcctAAGGGGCTTCTTGATCttgcaaaataacataaaaaagaaggaaagagaaaagaaaaaagaggaaatagagAAAATGttgttagaaaaagaaaaacagttaaataATAACCCTGAAGATAGAGAGCTAAAACAAAGCATCAAAATATTACAAACACAATATTCAATGTTAGTGACCCAAGAAATCGAATGGAAGATGAAatggaacaaacaaaaaaactttgaatacgctaacaaaacaggcaaactgctagcgtggcagttaaaaaagagacagagacaaaatacaataaataaaatcaggaaagatgataaaataacagaaaaaagaaaagatatagaagaagcatttttaaattattattctggctTATATCAGaaagggcaagaggaggaggaaaagatgagTATATACATAAATAATCAGAATGTGAAGAAGATTACAAAGGAAGATCAAGAATTTTTGAATACACCAATTTCATCCTCAGAGCTACAGCAGGCAATCCAAGATTTAAAAATAGGGAAAGCCCCGGGTCCAGATGGACTGACGGCAAGGTATTATAAAGATTTGACAGCCCAGCTAAGCCCAACATTATTGGAAGTTATGAATAACATATTAAGGAAAGGACAAATTCCAAATTCATGGAAAGAAGCGTATATTACATTGATCGCAAAACAAGATACGGACTTACTTGATGTTAAAAACTACCGCCCAATTTCTCTGTTAAATTTAGATTATAAGCTCTTTACAAACATCTTGGCTAATAGGTTAAAAACAGTGGTAAACAAAGTAATACATAAAGACCAAACAGGTTTCCTACCGGGgcgacaaatgaaagaaaatatcagAACCATAGTAGACATAATTGAGTatctagaaatgaaaataaataaaaaagctgcaTTAATCTTCATAGATGCCAAAAAGGCATTTGATAACGTGTCGTGGATATTCATGGAGAAGACCTTGGAGAAGATGGAAATCAGAGGGAACTTTCTGAGAGGAATTAGTGCAATATATagtgagcaaaaagcaaaactaattatTAACAACGCACTATCAAAGACATTTAATATTACAAAGGGCACCAGGCAGGGGTGCCCACTCTCACCACTTCTGTTTATTATGGTTCTAGAAGTAttagcaaacaaaataagagatACCGACACAATTAAAGGTATcaaggtgggaaagaaagaatttaAAATCAAAGCGTTTGCTGATGACCTGGTAATTACATTGGAGGAACCTCAAGAGAGCATTATAGAAATGTTGGAAAAAATAGAGGAATTTGGagaattggcaggatttaaattgaacaaaagaaaaacaaaaatgctggttaaAAATATGAATAGAATTGAAAGTGAGGAGCTAGAAAAAAAATTTGGGCTGTCAGTGGTTAAACAGATAAAATATCTTGGTATTAATCTAACAgcgaaaaatataaatttatttaatgacAACTACTTACcaatttggaaagaaattaaaaaagatatagaggtgtggggaagattgaacttgtcattttggggaagaatctcagctatcaaaatgagtgtgttacctagactattgtttttctttcaaatgataccagtaattaaaggcacaaaaattttcaaagaatggcaaaaaacactatccacatttatatggcaaggaaaacggcctaggataaaacaaaaaatattagtagacaggagagaaagaggaggctttggatTACCAGACCTGAAAATATATTACGAAGCCTCATGTCTAATATGGGTGAGAGAATGGATCTTGCTGGAAAATACAGATATATTGGACCTAGAAGGGTTTAACAacaggtttgggtggcatgcgtatctgtggagggaaaaagttaaagttcataaagatttcttaacacatgtatttaaaaaatccttgtacgaagtctgggaaagatataaaaacttattagaaaggaagacgccaaaatggttatccccaacagagatcctgacagtgaaaaaagtaaatatggcagGGATCTGGATTACATATGAAGACCTATTGGTAGATTCAGATAAAGGATGGAAGTTAAAACCTTATGAGGCCGTAATGGATAAAATGactggatggatacaatatcatcaagtgaatgaaatatttaaggaggataaaagaaaaggcggctttgaaaaaagcaaatctaaatttcaaatggagattgtggaagggaaagggaaattgctgaCCAAAATGTATGACTACTTATTAGAGTGGTACACAAAGGATGAACTTGTGAAAGAggccatgataaaatgggcggtggatttggggtataacattcagtatgatagatggcagaaattatggaatcacaccattaaatttacggcatgtacagtattaaaagagaatctgatgaaaatgttataccgcTGGTACATAACCCCaaccaaattagccaaaatgtatagaacaggaaacaagaaatgttggaagtgtaagatgaaagatggggacttcttccatatgtggtgggggtgtgagaaagtaaagcaatactgggaagcaatatataatgagctaaaaaagatgttgcaatatacctttcacaaaatacccgaagcctttttattaggattaatgggAAGTGACATCATAAAGAATGATCAAAAGATATTCCTTTATGCTACCACggcggcaagaattttgctggcccaaaaatggaaaacgccgGACCTACCTACAATTGAAGAGTGGCGGAACAAATTAATAGAATACTTGGAATTAGCTAGActaacaggaaggataagaaaccagagagaccaaaaggtcacaacagattggagtaaatttattgagtatttaaaaaagtctggtaataaaacgataacaccaacaggatttaacaaaatacttgcaatgtgaaaatattcgataacagatgtagataagaacaaattaagaatgtacatatggggaatgaacaataattaaagcgagagaatgatgagaagactgaaaaccagggatggaagggagggaagtcacaatactcggcagagtatagggatacacaaagaaaatatttgaatacaTAATTGTTTGCAATAAGTCATAGAATTATGTTTAATAttatgtgaattcgttgatgtaattaataaaagcaataaaaaactttaaaaaaaaagttcattaaaGCATCTTAAGaagtgtcaaaaaaaaaaaagatagcgaTAAGGTAAGTATATTTCTTGGATGACGTACAGAATGTTATGCATGCCTTGCCCAGTTAGGTCAGCGGTGGGGAGCCTCTGGCTGAGGGCTGCACGCAGACTGCAACGTCTGTCTTAAAGCGAAGTTATGGATCAGGCAATGATAAATGACCTCTACAAAACCATCGCGTTGATTCCCTGCGAAACGTCCTTCCTGTGCATTATCTCTTCTAtcatcttcctctctcttctctctttacTTGTAGGTTCAAACGCTGGCAGACCAGGGTGGAGGTAAAATATGCCACCTTCAAGGACTACCGGTTTTGTTACTTCTGCCGTGGGAAGCCTGGATCACAACCAGTCATGCTGATGCTTCATGGGTTCTCCATCAACAAAGACATGTGGTTAGGCACAGTTGAAGTATGTTCCCATTTTGCTGTTCAGGGCCtgggacctcctcctcctcctcctccttttatttataccctgcccatatggctggttttcctcagccactctgggtagcttacaGCAAATAAAATTTTTGTAAAAGATTAGatattaaaaatttcccgatacagggttgcattcagatatcttctaaaagtcatgtagttgtttatttccttgacatatgatgggaggcctttccacagggcgggcgccaccaccgagaaggccctgtaacctcacttcttgcagtgagcgaaccgccagaaggccctcggagctggacctcagtgtccaggctgaatgatgagggtggagacgctccttcaggtatactgggccgaggccgtttagggctttaaaggtgagcaccaacactttgaattgtgctcggaaacgtactgggagccaatgtaggtctttcaggagcgGTATTACCggtatgtggtctcggcagccgctcccagtcaccagtctagatcAGGGCTTAAGGAAACTGCCCCACTAAAAGAGGACGCAACGCCACCCTTCAAATTAAGGGTCAATAGCCTAGGTAAAGAGAAAAGCCTTTGCCTGGCACCTTAAAAACAGATGAAGATGGCATCCAGCATGTCTTCCTGGTGAGAGGATTTCACAAGTGGGTGGGGGCACCACTGAAAAGGGCCGGTTGTGTGTTTCCACCCTCTAAACCTCCCATggaagggggcacatgaagaagggccacaGCTGATGAGCATAGAAAAGAcagtgcagaagtgatttccagtaTATGGCGAGAGAAATGCTCGGAACCAGCCCTTACACGAGAACCTTTGCGGTGCACTTCCTTGCCGTCTGCAAAAAAACGCGGCCCTTCTCACGTGAGCAGTTTTCAAGACAAAGGCTCCCCAGgtgttttgttcttttgaatTCTCACTTACCAAGGCAAATTGCTTCGAGTGCTTAGTTTATTTCCTGGTTTCATCTTTCCGCAGCTCTTTCCCAAGGATCTCCACATCATCTGCCTGGACATGCCTGGTCATGGCGAAaccatttgtttgcagggagagagCTACACAACAGATGCTCAGGTGGAAAGGTTACACCAGGCAAGTCTTTGCCCTTAGCTGTCCACAGGTGCACGGCACCTTGAAGGCTGGCATGTGAGAGGTTCTGGTAAAAATGCCTGCCTTCTTTTTATTAGCTGGAGCGGAAACCTGTTTCTGCATCACTGTAGCATCAAAATTCCTGCAATTGAGATTTCTGCTGCCGTATTAACTTTCATCTGTTGGTGAAACCACTTACATGCACTGTTCATTGCACCTTTGCCACTTTAACTCACCAGTTGGTTGATTTTACCCCCCAGAGAGAAACCAGCAGGGAGTGATCTGGCTCTGGGCCCTGGTGGTCTACCTGAGCCAgcggtcggcaaagtttttgtggcttgggccggttcacagtCTCGCAGACTCCACGGTGGGCCGGAGGGTATGAGTGCGCGTGTgcacacacgcatgcgcagacgctatttccagcgctccttCTGATGCGGAGGAggtgtgcgcagcttcccattggctgcaggagcttccagcagccaatgggaagccggtcAGCGTCGCAGAAGGCAGTCCCCGCTCTGCTGCGTGCCAGTTTAGCGTGGCGCACGGAAGCCGACCGAGCAGGTGTCGGGGTCCCCgagccggttaaatgacccccatggaccCCTGACCTGAGCCATTTCCTCACCCTTTCATTTTCCAAGTGCTGTTGCTCAGCCTGGGATATCTTGGGAGCAAGCAGCATTGTGCAGCAGCACTTTGAGTGCCACCACTTCCGCTCTCCCTGTGGCATCCTGGGAAAAGCAGTAGAGGCAGCAGTAGGTCCTCCCACGCTTTCCCAACCCATCTTATGTCACCTAGAATCTGTGACAAGAGCCCCAAGTCTTCTTGGGAAATGACCTACAAAGAGTACTGGAGAGCTGGAAGACAGCACAACATCTCCAAACTTGTGTCTTCTTTCAGTTTGTTGAGTGCACTGGTCTGAAGCAAAAGCCTTTCCACCTGGTTGGCCTGTCCTTGGGTGGAATGATTGCTGGCGTTTATGCTGCTCGGTATCCATCTGAGGTCTGCTGCTTATCCTTCATGTGCCCATCAGGTGAGTGTGCGCTGCTTATCCCTCCTTTGCCCAGCAAGTCCAACACTGcaaacaagtcccactgaattcaaggtGATTTATATCTGATTAGGTAAGCCTAGGGTTGTGccataaggctgcaatcctatacactctTTCCTGAGAGTAAGTCCTATAGAGTTCAGAGGAaccacttctgagtaaacgtgcataggattgcatttggggtattgtttagcttctttcttttttgttatttttgctctCGTTGTCTAAATTGTTTTTATGAGTTTCAGCTAACAAGGCTTGAGGACGTGGGCACagtgcttggatcagtcagggtGACCCCTTGCTCTCTGGACACTTGCCTGTcatggctgataaaaactagcagggagagGACAGCTGGCTGGGGCAGggaagtatacctgaaggagcgtctccacccccatcgctcagcctggacactTAGGTCCAGCGCTGTGGGCCTTCTAGCaattccctcactgagagaagtgaggttacagggaaccaggcaagagggccttcttggcagtggcacctgccctgtggaacgacctcccatcagatgacaaggaaataaacagctacctgacttttagaagaagtctgaaggcagccttgacattttattatgtttttatatgtgttggaagccacccagagtggctggggaaaaccagccagatgggtagggtatgtatgtatgtatgtatgtatgtatgtataattgCATCCTTGCAAGGAGGATGGTCcttgcctgcttgaaggaggttgcggtaaaaccactcctcaagaaaccctccctgaatttggaaaatctaagtaactacCGCCCAGTAGCTAATCTCCCTTCCTTGGGCAAAGTTCTTGAGCAGGTGGTCGTGAACAGAGCCAGGATCTCAATCTCGCCTTCTGGATTTGTTCGCCAGCAAATTCAGCCGTATGCTTTATCTCCCGAACCTTAGGTCTGCCCACAGATACCGAGGTTGTCAAGCAATTGAAGGAACTGCGTAAGACAAAGGGCTTGAGCAAggttcctctccttcctttgacTGTGAAGGAGGCAGAAGAAACCATGGCACTCTCCCTATACCATGTGCCCAAAAATGTAAACAGACAGGTAAAGAAGTGGCCCTCTGCAGTTGGTAGTTCTCTGAGCTAAATATCTCTGCAGCCCATCCTCCCTTCCCTGAACTGTTCTGTTGGCATAGTCAGAAAAGCCACAGGCTGAAATCCAAGAGGGAGAGTAAACAGCAGACCCTGGAAGGATGACCAGGGGGCGTGTGCTGAGACTGTTGGCATGTGAGTTGCATGCCCAGCAGAAGCCAGACTGAACACAGAGTCCCTGCTGGTGGAGCATGCTTCACCCTGGATACCATCACACTTAAGACTCCAGGTTTTGGAAAATAAGAAAgctaatgttttgttgttgttgttcagtcgttcagtcgtgtccgactcttcgtgaccccatggaccagagcacgccaggcacgcctatccttcactgcctcccgcagtttggccaaactcatgttagtagcttcgagaacactgtccaaccatctcatcctctgttgtccccttcttgtgccctccatcttacccaacctcagggtcttttccagggagtcttcccttctcatgaggtggccaaagtactggagcctcaacttcaggatctgtccttctagtgagcactcagggctgatttctttaagaatggataggtttgatcttcttgcagtccatgggactctcaagagtctcctccagcaccataattcaaaagcatcaattcttcggcaatcagccttctttatggtccagctcttacttccgtacattactactgggaaaaccatagctttaactatacggacctttgtcggcaaggtgatgtctttgctttttaagatgctgtctaggtttgtcattgcttatcTCCCACGGATCTTAGATGGAGATACAATAAGCTACGCTTGGTCTTGCATCTCAGGAGGGGAGATCTCCAAGTATGTCTGCTATAATTAAGGAGGCctggagaaggagggaaggaagtagGAATTGAGGTCAGCAACCCTAAGATGATCGGTCTAACATTGAAGGAAGATCAACGTGTCAGGCAAAGGAAGACAGTCTAGGAAGCTTGGAGAtttttctggctggggctgatagatgTTGGATTCTCTACCCTGACTCACACACTGCGAGCTCATACTAAGTGAACTATAGTTTAACTGCCTGTCATGTGCTTCCTGTTTCTCTGACATCTCTTTGTTTTCTGTCCATAGCTCATACAGGGATTTCTGGACTATCAGAATCCACATTAcgcaatcttaaaaaaatgtaagtgCAACAGTGACAAAAAAAGGCTTCTAGTGAGATAACTCCAAATATGGAATTGCAGCCAGTCACAGCTCCTTGACTTGTATACCTGAATGACATACATGttgatgttacaggtaggtagccatgttggtctgccatagtcaaaacaaaacaaaataaaaaattccttccagcagcaccttagagaccaactaagtttgttcttgtacaGGTTGATGTTTCTCATATTCACACCTTAAAAGTAATTTCACGTAGCTAAACAGCAAAGCTTCCTCAGTGACTTCTTCCCACTATTAGATAAATACTATGTTCTCTTCAGCCCTGTTGTTGTGAATGAATCACACCAGCAATGGTGCCAAAATGTATAGTTTATTGGTTCATAATAACCATCTCCACAACTCATAACGCTTGTTCTTCAATGTAACTTGTTTTATGGTCTTTAAGTCAGGATGGATTCTAATCAAAATGGGAGGGGAAACTACCCATATTCCCACCCACCTTCCCACTTACCTGGTTGGGGTGgtgggggcatggcaggaatggaggtctctcacacacaaaccctcacctttctctctcctcctctttaaGTTCCACCACAGCTGGAGCAAATCAGCTTTGGTAGTGTCCTTGGGATCTGATTGGGAGCTGGATCTATACtaatctaaaaaaaacaaacaacccactaagaaaataaaattatatagctctcaatgcaagCTTCcattgcaggcttcctcaacctcggccctccagatgtttttggcctacaactcccatgatccctggctagcaggaccagtggtcagggatgatgggaactgtagtctcacaacatctggagggccaaagttgaggaagcctgttccatTGACTGCTGTGCAGCGCCCCATGGTGTCACATTTTTGTAATGCATTTATAACATTATAACTCACAAATAATATAGATCAGTCCAAAGTCCCTCTTACGGGCCTGTCTCTGGGGGTCACTGATGTAAGCTGCTCCACTGAGTCTCCTCAGAATGCCCGCTGCCTCCACCTACTGACTTATAAATAGGAATGGGACTCTCTTTTTACAGTATTACTCAGGTACATCCACCCCTGACACATGGGGTGAGATACATTTACCTGAGAACACACCCAGACCACAGCAAAAACTATGTTTAATTAAGGACTATAACTTCTGGATCCAACAGCCACTATATACAGAGTCCTTCTAGTTTCCAGACAGCAGTCCCGTCTCTTAGATATATACTGTGCTTTCATGTCTTCCTcattctccacccccccaaagCCTCTCTATCCCTCACAGCCTGTCCTTTTCcaatggactctctctctctctgcctgtcaCTCAAACTCCTCCTAACATTCCATTCCGCTGCCCCCTACTGTCCATCATTCTTCTAGCCGCTCTCCTGCCACAGGCGGTTTCCCAGAGTTCTGGCATCAAGGACCCTGGAAATCGTTTGCTTTGCGATGTCCCCTGGCACCTTGGCAGAGCCAGGTTTCTTCCGGGTGCTGGCGAAAGGGAGAGGAAATGGTTACAGTGAGCTGCCCTGTGGCTTACcatgacatgcaaaccaggccaatggATGCAGTTATTCTCTGCAGCATTTGTGGCACACCCTTTCTGAACAGCTTTCGGTGTTTTAATtgacattttatttgttttattttgaagtgTAAATCCCATCAATAATAACGGGAATGAGAATAAGGACAAGGGTTCACCAGGTTGCGAAACAGGCACACCCCTTAGGAAGCTGTATTCGGCTAAGATacattcagagcagacccactaaaatcaacaaacccatttcaatgggtctgctgtgAGTAGGACAAATGTAAGAGGCAACCCTAAAATGTGCAGAGAAAAATGTGATGACAGAAAGAAGTCTAATTTTGCTTTTTTACTGGGAAAGGTTTACTGGACTTAATCTCTGATGGTTCCATGAACATCTTTCATGACAACATGAGCAAGATCAAGGCTCCCACACAGATTATTTGGGGTATGCATGACAaggttagtgtgtgtgtgtgtgtgtgtgtgtgtgtgtgtgtgtgtgtactctgcTTTCTTTTGCTGTGCTAGTGGCTGAGTTCAGTTTAAGCCAACAATTACTTTTAGTCCTAGCTGATATTTTCAATTACTCCATTGTTACTTTGAACTGTTCTGCGAACTGTTATGCTCCACATTCAGAAAAGTAGCTAGTACATTCCATAAGCAGCTGAAAGGCAAAGTCCCCAGTcctggtgggggagagaggggctCTACAGGGTGGTACCCAGGTTTGGTGCAGGTGCTCATGGGCATTGATATCGTGATCCTTCTTCCTCTTGACACGCATTCCTTGAATGCATGGAGAACCAGCTAGCACTTCCGGAAGGGGCCAGGGCTGGAAAACAAAATTTGAAATATTATAcaaagacacccacccacccacacccacaccttgCACCTAGAGCCATGTAACAAAAATGAGAGAACCACTCGTCAATGGAAGTTTGTTGGTTCCAGAGAGTGTTGCTGTTGGGACCTAGGGCAGAGAGAGGTGCTTAAGAAAATGTCTGGTTGGTGGTGGTTTCAGCCTACCGAGCAGAGATGCAGAGGTCACATTGGAAGTTCTTTTAAgggggggatgcgggtggcactgtggtctaaaccactgagcctctcgggcttgcctatcagaaggttggcggttcgaatccctgcaatggggtgagctcccgttgctctgtcccagcttctgccaacctagcagtttgaaagcacatcagtgcaagtagataaataggtaggcctactgctgtggcaggaaggtaaatggcatttccgtgcactctggtttccgtcatggtgttccgttgcgccagaagcagttcagtaatgctggccacatgacctggaaggctgtc is from Lacerta agilis isolate rLacAgi1 chromosome 2, rLacAgi1.pri, whole genome shotgun sequence and encodes:
- the LOC117042953 gene encoding monoacylglycerol lipase ABHD6-like; this translates as MDFALIKIFLIVMGFIVGILSMAFLTIYYRCPSLLIKIAIRFKRWQTRVEVKYATFKDYRFCYFCRGKPGSQPVMLMLHGFSINKDMWLGTVELFPKDLHIICLDMPGHGETICLQGESYTTDAQVERLHQFVECTGLKQKPFHLVGLSLGGMIAGVYAARYPSEVCCLSFMCPSGLPTDTEVVKQLKELRKTKGLSKVPLLPLTVKEAEETMALSLYHVPKNVNRQLIQGFLDYQNPHYAILKKCKCNSDKKRLLVR